One genomic window of Rhodothermaceae bacterium includes the following:
- a CDS encoding redoxin domain-containing protein, protein MYRLILLAVSLLPSVVSAQVSVGGVMPDVALQNMRGGDTSTHALFGDQGAAFVFWSNDCNWTDQYESRVEALNTASVPVILVNSNDATVFPKEAEPGKQYDVAYVRDLGGNLAQALGAERTPHVFVFDREKALVYAGGIDDSPADAQQVQAAWFQDAIEQLSSGQSVSVSSTQSFGCRIKLP, encoded by the coding sequence ATGTATCGACTAATTCTCCTCGCTGTAAGTTTACTACCCAGTGTGGTTTCAGCACAGGTGTCAGTTGGTGGTGTAATGCCGGATGTAGCACTTCAAAATATGCGCGGTGGAGACACTTCGACCCATGCACTTTTTGGAGATCAGGGCGCTGCCTTTGTGTTTTGGAGCAATGACTGTAACTGGACGGATCAGTATGAATCCCGCGTTGAGGCCCTTAATACGGCAAGTGTTCCGGTAATTTTAGTGAACAGTAATGATGCAACGGTTTTCCCGAAAGAGGCCGAGCCCGGAAAGCAGTACGATGTGGCATACGTTCGTGACCTCGGGGGGAATTTAGCTCAGGCTCTGGGTGCGGAGAGGACCCCGCATGTATTTGTTTTTGATCGAGAAAAAGCACTTGTCTATGCAGGTGGGATTGATGATTCACCTGCCGACGCACAGCAAGTACAGGCAGCTTGGTTTCAAGATGCCATTGAACAACTCTCCAGTGGGCAATCTGTGAGTGTCTCCTCGACGCAATCGTTCGGTTGCCGGATCAAACTACCGTGA
- a CDS encoding polyprenyl synthetase family protein, which yields MGRQQDTDLEVKLERLRTEINSGLSDLVKHHQPSELYDSVRYVLSGGGKRVRPVLLVLSAEVFGVGIRHTMPLALAVELIHNFSLVHDDIMDHADSRRGRKTVHVLWNIDTAILCGDVLLALAAECIGRATSGDTAQLTRAFGRMIRELCEGQALDMVIGNSQNLTTDDYLHMVDGKTGGLLSASLEMGGIAGKADSDSCLALREAGKFIGRAFQINDDLLDLVADDQRWGKVQGGDLMEGKGTYLLTEARQRATGEDAAFFAGIYPGSGLTEEEIPKARARMEALGVLDAAREHVHSYTHQALDRIRSLSGNTTELHALIQEIGSRIY from the coding sequence ATGGGAAGGCAGCAGGACACTGATCTGGAAGTAAAGCTTGAGAGACTTCGCACCGAGATTAACTCAGGTCTTTCAGACTTGGTCAAACACCATCAGCCAAGTGAGCTCTATGACTCCGTGCGTTATGTGCTTTCAGGTGGAGGTAAGCGTGTGCGACCGGTTTTATTAGTTCTTTCGGCAGAGGTATTTGGGGTTGGAATCAGGCACACGATGCCACTCGCTTTAGCTGTAGAGCTGATCCACAATTTCTCTCTCGTCCACGACGACATCATGGATCATGCAGATAGTCGCAGGGGTCGAAAAACGGTTCACGTCCTATGGAATATAGACACAGCAATTCTATGCGGTGATGTATTACTTGCTTTGGCAGCTGAATGTATTGGACGGGCAACTTCAGGAGATACTGCACAACTAACCCGGGCATTTGGGAGGATGATTCGAGAATTATGTGAGGGGCAGGCGTTAGATATGGTCATCGGAAATAGCCAGAATCTCACGACCGATGACTATCTGCATATGGTTGATGGTAAGACAGGTGGGCTGCTCTCCGCTTCACTTGAAATGGGGGGAATTGCCGGCAAAGCAGACTCCGATTCTTGTTTGGCATTAAGGGAGGCAGGTAAATTTATAGGGAGAGCCTTTCAGATTAATGATGATCTCTTGGATCTGGTGGCAGATGATCAGCGCTGGGGAAAGGTTCAGGGAGGAGACTTGATGGAGGGAAAAGGGACGTATCTATTGACCGAAGCACGTCAGCGGGCAACAGGGGAAGATGCAGCATTCTTTGCGGGGATCTATCCTGGTTCAGGTCTAACCGAGGAGGAAATTCCCAAGGCGCGAGCACGAATGGAGGCACTTGGGGTTTTGGATGCAGCACGTGAACATGTCCATAGCTACACGCATCAGGCTCTGGATCGGATCCGTTCGCTATCGGGAAATACCACGGAGCTTCACGCGCTCATTCAAGAGATAGGCTCTCGGATCTATTAG
- a CDS encoding phage holin family protein, which yields MWKTSKSDRITLHSKELIKNLQAWLDLRVQLAGWQYWDTILQNRKTIYAVIAAGFLLAISVIFLLIAAALGVGFLLGHIVWGFVSVGVIMGVGAWLLSRLTVRLMNPEIENIDRTITETNGQNGSEKETDE from the coding sequence GTGTGGAAAACAAGTAAGTCCGATCGCATTACACTGCATTCCAAGGAGCTGATCAAAAATCTCCAGGCTTGGCTGGATCTCAGGGTTCAGCTGGCAGGTTGGCAGTATTGGGATACGATTCTACAAAACCGAAAAACGATCTATGCCGTGATCGCCGCAGGTTTTTTACTTGCCATTTCTGTTATCTTTCTGCTAATTGCTGCGGCATTGGGGGTAGGATTTCTGTTGGGGCACATAGTGTGGGGATTTGTGTCCGTTGGCGTGATTATGGGAGTGGGTGCCTGGCTCCTGAGTCGCTTAACGGTCCGGTTGATGAACCCCGAAATTGAAAATATAGATCGTACGATTACTGAGACGAATGGACAAAATGGATCAGAAAAAGAAACGGACGAGTAG
- a CDS encoding bifunctional phosphoglucose/phosphomannose isomerase, with product MTKKILDQIDSEGMYEAVRSFSEQLKQGRARALKAKFNGWPGDRVTGVVVAGMGGSAMGGDILAALSVDHASIPVAVSRSYSLPAWVGPNTAVVASSYSGNTEESLAAFEDAIARGARVVTISTGGKLAERAHANNVPLVQLPSGIQPRAALPHSLSALLTITEPLQLTAVRPEDWDESISITAQQSEVMSDLPNPDNPAMKLAKTLHGRFPVIYSSEQFAAANTRWCNQMHENAKSFAVGNCLPEMNHNEIMGWARFQSELKKLAVIVLRDKEDHKRTQRRLEVTQSLLAPHAHSWNEIKSEGNSRLARLLSIMYVSDWVSLYLAILNETDPSPVGLISELKAALARG from the coding sequence ATGACAAAAAAGATATTAGACCAGATTGATTCGGAAGGAATGTACGAGGCTGTTCGGAGTTTCTCTGAGCAGTTGAAACAGGGGCGTGCACGCGCTCTGAAAGCCAAATTTAATGGTTGGCCGGGAGATAGGGTCACAGGAGTCGTAGTTGCCGGTATGGGAGGCAGTGCGATGGGGGGAGATATTTTAGCGGCACTTTCAGTTGACCACGCATCCATCCCGGTTGCTGTATCACGTAGTTATTCCTTACCTGCATGGGTGGGGCCCAATACCGCTGTTGTGGCCTCAAGTTATTCGGGGAATACTGAAGAAAGTCTGGCCGCCTTCGAGGATGCCATTGCACGCGGGGCCAGGGTAGTGACCATTTCTACGGGAGGGAAACTTGCTGAGCGTGCTCACGCAAACAACGTTCCGCTTGTGCAACTTCCTTCCGGAATTCAGCCGCGTGCAGCGCTGCCGCATTCATTGTCCGCACTGTTGACGATTACGGAGCCGCTTCAACTTACAGCAGTTCGTCCAGAGGATTGGGATGAATCTATATCCATAACTGCTCAACAGTCAGAGGTGATGTCGGATCTGCCTAACCCAGACAATCCAGCCATGAAGTTAGCTAAAACTTTGCACGGCCGGTTTCCGGTAATCTATAGCAGTGAGCAGTTTGCCGCGGCGAACACGCGTTGGTGCAATCAAATGCATGAGAATGCAAAGAGCTTTGCCGTCGGGAATTGTCTCCCCGAGATGAACCATAACGAGATCATGGGGTGGGCACGATTCCAGTCGGAATTAAAGAAACTCGCTGTCATCGTGCTACGCGATAAGGAAGACCATAAACGCACGCAACGCAGGCTTGAGGTGACACAATCGTTATTGGCTCCGCATGCACACAGCTGGAATGAGATAAAAAGCGAAGGCAATAGCAGACTCGCACGTCTTCTATCTATCATGTATGTCAGCGACTGGGTGAGCCTGTATCTTGCGATATTGAATGAGACGGATCCATCTCCAGTAGGATTGATCTCCGAGCTGAAGGCGGCCTTGGCGCGAGGCTGA
- a CDS encoding adenylate kinase — protein sequence MGKRKNPDIVEADHRLVFLGPPGSGKGTQARLLATKRGLSHISTGVILRTEIKAETSIGTEARKYIVTGRLVPDEMIRSLAEDAIKAANFRGFILDGYPRTIQQAQWLHEFLDAQEVSLTAVIQLVLDDEDVVSRLSQRRIHSLTGENFHLSNKPPPKEEAEFIVSRPDDQPDAIRKRLKVYYRETHPLIEYYDSRGLLLPVQALGSFSEVHAQIRSTLQMP from the coding sequence ATGGGGAAGAGGAAGAATCCTGATATTGTCGAAGCAGATCATCGACTTGTCTTCTTGGGGCCTCCAGGTTCAGGCAAAGGCACACAGGCAAGGCTGCTGGCGACGAAGCGTGGACTTTCGCACATATCTACGGGAGTCATTCTCCGCACAGAAATAAAAGCGGAGACTTCGATAGGCACTGAAGCAAGAAAGTATATTGTCACGGGGCGTTTGGTTCCTGACGAGATGATACGCTCATTGGCCGAAGATGCGATCAAGGCTGCAAATTTCCGAGGATTTATTCTTGACGGCTACCCGCGTACAATCCAGCAAGCCCAGTGGCTACATGAATTTCTGGACGCTCAAGAGGTCTCCTTGACCGCTGTGATCCAATTAGTTCTTGACGATGAGGATGTGGTTTCACGCTTATCGCAGCGGCGAATTCATTCTCTTACCGGCGAAAATTTCCATTTATCGAATAAGCCACCACCCAAGGAGGAGGCTGAATTTATCGTCTCTCGCCCAGATGATCAGCCGGATGCGATTCGAAAACGGCTAAAGGTGTATTACCGGGAGACCCACCCGTTGATTGAGTATTATGACTCTCGAGGCCTTCTTTTGCCTGTTCAGGCTTTAGGCTCGTTTTCCGAAGTACACGCCCAGATACGCTCCACCCTGCAAATGCCGTAG
- a CDS encoding sodium-dependent transporter, giving the protein MNSSTQRFTSRWGMLLTVLGMAVGTGNIWRFPRIAATNSGDDGAGAFLVAWLVFLFLWSVPLIIAEYALGRKGRLGVIGTFTKLAGDRFSWMGAFCVFVAAAILFYYTVVAGWCIYYLGRMVFLGPDLTYEAAQGAWDGFQSSYFPILFHVLVIGVGAWAVWKGVGRIERVNKILVPTLLVIVLIALVRTVFLNGAGDGIQFLFTPDWPTLTQPRIWLEALTQNAWDTGAGWGLVLTYGAYMQSRHGVVQNAFITGVGNNTVSILAAIIVFGTVFAILGQEMSRPEVLEVMRTSGPAATGLTFIWMPQLFAKMPAGSILAVLFFLGLSCAAISSLISMIEMVVRSVTDFGVNRSHAIVGVSIASLVLGIPSAINLGFFENQDFVWGLALIISGAFMAILVIRQGVRSFREKEIDNMVGDWSSGRPWDILLNYVVPLLACVLLGWWLWLSVTVYAPDTWYNPTDPFSLMTCIMQWGVVITILVILNRSMAKRIRSTNNLA; this is encoded by the coding sequence ATGAACAGCAGCACACAGCGTTTTACATCCCGATGGGGAATGCTTCTAACCGTTCTGGGCATGGCGGTTGGGACGGGCAATATTTGGAGATTTCCCCGGATCGCGGCTACGAACAGCGGAGATGATGGCGCAGGGGCGTTTCTTGTAGCGTGGCTCGTTTTCCTATTCCTATGGAGTGTTCCCCTCATCATTGCAGAGTATGCACTGGGACGGAAAGGTCGACTAGGCGTAATTGGGACGTTCACCAAGCTCGCAGGTGATCGCTTTAGCTGGATGGGTGCCTTCTGCGTTTTTGTGGCGGCAGCCATCTTATTCTATTACACAGTCGTAGCCGGGTGGTGCATCTACTATCTCGGGCGAATGGTTTTCCTTGGGCCAGATCTCACGTATGAGGCCGCACAAGGGGCTTGGGATGGCTTCCAGAGTAGTTATTTCCCGATACTTTTTCATGTACTTGTAATTGGAGTTGGAGCTTGGGCAGTATGGAAAGGTGTTGGACGAATTGAGCGCGTGAACAAAATCCTAGTCCCAACACTTTTAGTAATTGTATTGATCGCACTGGTAAGAACCGTCTTTCTCAATGGTGCAGGTGACGGGATCCAATTTTTGTTTACCCCCGACTGGCCTACATTGACGCAACCCAGGATATGGCTTGAAGCCCTGACGCAGAACGCCTGGGATACAGGGGCAGGGTGGGGGTTAGTGCTCACCTATGGGGCTTACATGCAGAGCAGGCATGGGGTTGTTCAAAATGCATTTATCACTGGTGTCGGAAACAATACAGTTTCCATCCTTGCAGCAATTATTGTGTTTGGGACTGTATTTGCAATTCTTGGACAGGAGATGTCTCGTCCAGAGGTACTTGAAGTCATGCGTACCAGCGGGCCCGCTGCCACCGGGCTTACCTTCATCTGGATGCCGCAACTGTTTGCAAAAATGCCAGCTGGAAGCATTCTGGCAGTTCTATTCTTCTTGGGTCTGTCCTGTGCAGCAATTAGCTCACTGATTTCCATGATCGAAATGGTTGTGCGCTCCGTAACGGATTTTGGTGTTAACCGGTCACATGCAATTGTCGGAGTCTCGATCGCATCTCTGGTCTTGGGGATTCCATCTGCGATCAATCTTGGCTTTTTTGAAAATCAGGACTTTGTTTGGGGATTAGCACTCATCATTTCGGGAGCCTTTATGGCTATCCTGGTGATTCGACAGGGAGTCCGTTCATTCCGAGAGAAAGAAATTGATAACATGGTGGGAGATTGGAGTTCTGGTAGGCCATGGGATATTCTGCTGAACTACGTTGTACCACTTTTGGCGTGCGTGTTATTAGGCTGGTGGTTATGGTTATCCGTAACGGTTTACGCCCCTGATACCTGGTATAACCCGACGGATCCGTTTAGCCTGATGACATGCATTATGCAATGGGGAGTCGTGATCACGATACTGGTGATACTGAATCGCTCTATGGCAAAGCGTATTCGCTCTACTAATAATTTGGCATGA